From Diospyros lotus cultivar Yz01 chromosome 4, ASM1463336v1, whole genome shotgun sequence, a single genomic window includes:
- the LOC127799814 gene encoding uncharacterized protein LOC127799814, with the protein MALVSMKQNQGEPLKDFVSRFNMEALSIGNFDHSVAMVAFQNALRPSPFAQSLAKTPPITFTDILGRATKYINAEEVMQAKRAEHAEKKDKKKHPEERKNDDRKEKHRPRWDSGGFTLLNAPRAEILATIEGKDYLKKPRPMKALFDKRNQNKYYRFHRYHGHDTEECHQLKEEIQELINRGFLRSYVSREGDSRRRKDRRSRSRSPPKRDRTND; encoded by the coding sequence ATGGCCCTCGTAAGTATGAAGCAGAACCAAGGAGAACCTCTCAAAGACTTCGTTTCGCGTTTCAATATGGAGGCCTTGAGTATTGGGAATTTCGATCATAGTGTGGCTATGGTAGCATTCCAGAACGCCTTAAGGCCAAGCCCTTTTGCTCAGTCATTAGCCAAAACGCCCCCGATAACGTTCACAGATATCTTGGGTCGCGCTACAAAGTATATTAATGCCGAGGAAGTCATGCAAGCCAAGAGGGCAGAACACGcggaaaagaaagataaaaaaaagcaCCCCGAGGAAAGAAAGAATGATGACCGGAAGGAGAAGCATCGTCCTCGCTGGGACTCGGGTGGTTTTACCCTTCTAAATGCCCCAAGAGCGGAAATCCTTGCCACCATTGAAGGTAAGGATTATCTGAAGAAGCCTCGGCCGATGAAGGCACTGTTTGATAAAAGGAATCAGAATAAATACTATCGTTTCCATCGGTATCATGGCCATGATACGGAAGAATGTCACCAATTAAAAGAGGAGATCCAGGAACTCATCAACAGAGGTTTCTTAAGGAGTTATGTGTCTAGGGAAGGCGATTCCCGAAGAAGGAAAGATAGACGCTCGCGATCGAGGAGTCCCCCTAAGAGGGACCGAACGAACGATTGA